From one Esox lucius isolate fEsoLuc1 chromosome 11, fEsoLuc1.pri, whole genome shotgun sequence genomic stretch:
- the prrg2 gene encoding transmembrane gamma-carboxyglutamic acid protein 2, whose protein sequence is MQGFAEKCIGILSLLPLAWARIAHNHNEVFLEDQYASSYLSRSLLWNHWDFELVTPGNLERECIEEVCNYEEAREVFEDTAKTNDFWAKYTQQGSAPRMDVAGLVAGILAALVSAVIIAVLFCYCYKSKKRGMRASSGPMRMPVDALPAPETVPLSAIATPGLPSYNEVLNRRGQHDALPPPYSGGVDSEASAPEASAPAESTEITVNTE, encoded by the exons ATGCAAGGTTTTGCAGAGAAATGTATTGGCATCCTATCGCTGCTACCCCTGGCTTGGGCCAGAATTGCCCACAACCACAATGAAG TATTCCTGGAGGATCAGTATGCCTCCTCGTACCTGTCTCGCTCACTGCTTTGGAACCACTGGGACTTTGAGCTGGTGACACCAGGAAACCTGGAGAGGGAGTGCATTGAGGAGGTGTGCAACTATGAGGAGGCAAGGGAAGTGTTTGAGGACACAGCTAAAACG AATGACTTTTGGGCCAAATATACCCAGCAAG GCTCAGCACCACGAATGGATGTGGCAGGTCTAGTGGCAGGGATCTTGGCTGCTCTAGTGTCTGCAGTCATAATCGCAGTGCTATTTTGCTACTGTTACAAATCCAAGAAAAGAGGCATGAGGGCAAGCAG TGGTCCAATGAGGATGCCTGTGGATGCCCTGCCAGCCCCTGAGACAGTGCCTCTCTCTGCAATTGCTACCCCAGGATTGCCTTCCTACAATGAAGTCTTGAACCGCAGAGGGCAGCATGATGCTCTACCACCCCCTTACTCAGG AGGGGTGGATTCAGAGGCTTCCGCCCCAGAGGCTTCTGCCCCAGCTGAAAGCACTGAGATTACAGTGAATACTGAGTGA
- the rras gene encoding ras-related protein R-Ras, with product MSAEEERFKLVVVGGGGVGKSALTIQFIQSYFVSDYDPTIEDSYTKICTVDGKETRLDILDTAGQEEFGAMREQYMRSGEGFLLVFALNDMGSYNEIHKFHTQILRVKDRDDFPMVLVGNKADLEQSRVISREEAQGFARENRIHYMEASAKNRYNVDEAFLEVVRAIRKFQETESPPLPVNHPGKRKSGGCPCTIL from the exons ATGTCTGCTGAAGAGGAAAGATTTAAACTGGTGGTCGTAGGTGGGGGCGGTGTGGGCAAAAGTGCCTTGACCATACAATTCATTCAG TCATACTTTGTATCAGATTATGACCCCACTATTGAGGACTCCTACACCAAAATCTGCACAGTGGATGGAAAAGAGACGCGATTAGACA tcttGGACACAGCAGGTCAAGAGGAGTTTGGAGCAATGAGGGAGCAGTACATGCGCTCAGGGGAAGGATTCCTACTGGTGTTTGCTCTGAATGACATGGGCAG ttacaatgagatccacaagtttcaCACCCAGATACTGAGAGTGAAGGACCGGGACGACTTCCCCATGGTGCTGGTGGGGAACAAGGCTGACCTGGAGCAGTCAAGAGTG ATTTCCAGAGAAGAGGCCCAGGGCTTTGCTAGAGAGAACAGGATCCATTACATGGAAGCCTCTGCTAAGAACCGCTACAATGTAGATGAAGCCTTCTTGGAGGTGGTGAGAGCCATAAG AAAGTTTCAGGAGACTGAGAGTCCTCCTCTCCCAGTGAACCACCCTGGGAAACGGAAGAGTGGAGGCTGCCCCTGCACCATTCTCTAA
- the si:ch211-195b15.8 gene encoding uncharacterized protein si:ch211-195b15.8, producing MVFYRERENGTRERPPLSLILPHLYLGAETDVTQDCLVPRGISYVLSVSRCCPQPTFLPGSQYLRIPIDDSLRDDLLPHIPEALRFIDGAMSSGGSVLVHCAAGISRSPALAVAYIMYSLEMDLDHAYRFVKERRPSISPNFNFLGQLQQFQSTLTQKASSEEPTIQPIRSLATCLHSTNENIFRCSSVPLSANRSMNIPDNGCVAKDFSDIAIVPNMDNEISICNTGNVEQRFSGESQSLSEKPQQDKSSATSQLTLSLSSQLRMLTLNLNQNYNQREPDSLCDPKYSSFNEQPTAKPTTLQIPSGFASLSEKRKSLTLSLTPVNAIPLTPHQNVLENSNRNSNGNQPTRSSDFNVVHKRESGCNGGSKMQSRNPLIGGLSSVQRNVKHQETITSCVKAAVRPNRSSSRTQAKGEREGKDYGKQEPSRHQMAVKGRPNLTPKAGKDHSKERVGGRTLTGSLSSDSVMSGCSTVVDLQVSPSAKQSVSAVKAEEGIDAEQGLLSPLNLTVNKLLGWGEKMLLGVLLGPRIKVGQPALSYRC from the exons ATGGTGttctacagagagagagagaacgggacTAGAGAGCGACCACCCCTCTCTCTTATCCTACCACATCTTTACCTGGGTGCAGAGACTGACGTAACGCAG GATTGCCTCGTCCCCCGCGGGATTTCCTACGTGCTAAGCGTCAGCCGCTGCTGCCCGCAGCCTACTTTCCTTCCTGGTTCGCAGTATCTCCGCATCCCGATCGACGACTCCCTCCGAGACGACTTGCTGCCCCATATCCCGGAGGCATTGCGTTTTATCG ATGGGGCAATGTCCTCAGGTGGATCTGTGTTGGTTCATTGTGCTGCAGGAATCTCTCGCTCCCCTGCCTTGGCTGTGGCCTACATTATGTATAGTTTGGAGATGGACCTTGACCATGCCTATAG ATTTGTGAAAGAACGCAGGCCTTCGATATCACCAAACTTCAATTTCCTGGGTCAACTGCAACAGTTCCAGAGTACCCTCACTCAGAAAGCATCAAGCGAAGAACCCACAATCCAGCCTATCAGATCGCTGGCCACATGCCTGCACTcaaccaatgaaaacattttccgCTGTTCCTCTGTCCCCCTGTCAGCCAATCGGAGCATGAATATTCCAGACAATGGCTGTGTTGCCAAGGACTTTTCAGACATTGCTATAGTGCCCAATATGGACAATGAGATTTCCATTTGTAACACAGGGAATGTAGAGCAGAGGTTTTCAGGTGAATCCCAGAGTCTGTCAGAAAAGCCACAGCAAGATAAGAGCAGCGCAACATCACAACTTACGCTTTCTCTCTCCAGCCAACTCAGGATGCTCACTCTCAACCTGAACCAAAACTACAACCAGAGAGAGCCGGACAGCCTCTGCGATCCTAAGTATTCAAGCTTTAACGAACAGCCAACAGCAAAGCCCACCACACTACAAATCCCATCAGGCTTTGCATCTCTCTCTGAGAAACGCAAGAGCCTCACCCTATCCCTTACCCCTGTGAATGCAATACCCCTTACTCCCCACCAGAATGTGCTAGAGAATAGCAACAGGAACAGCAATGGCAACCAGCCGACACGATCTAGCGATTTCAATGTCGTCCACAAGAGGGAGTCGGGATGCAACGGTGGTTCGAAGATGCAGAGTAGAAATCCTCTCATCGGAGGCCTTTCCTCTGTGCAGAGAAACGTAAAACACCAAGAGACAATTACATCCTGTGTCAAAGCAGCAGTTCGTCCCAATCGCAGCTCCTCCAGGACCCaggcaaagggagagagagagggaaaagactATGGAAAGCAAGAGCCCAGCCGTCATCAGATGGCAGTGAAGGGGAGGCCCAATTTGACTCCAAAGGCTGGGAAGGACCACAGCAAGGAAAGAGTAGGTGGGCGTACACTGACAGGGAGCCTGAGCAGCGATTCTGTTATGAGCGGTTGCAGTACCGTAGTTGACCTGCAGGTGTCACCATCTGCTAAACAGTCTGTATCTGCAGTGAAGGCTGAGGAGGGGATTGATGCTGAACAGGGCCTATTGTCTCCTCTTAATCTGACTGTCAACAAGCTGCTGGGTTGGGGAGAAAAGATGCTGCTTGGTGTGCTACTTGGCCCCCGGATCAAAGTGGGACAGCCCGCTTTGTCCTATAGATGCTGA